One genomic segment of Lewinellaceae bacterium includes these proteins:
- a CDS encoding transcriptional regulator, with the protein MKMKLIKTDIEYEKALERLNEIFDAKPNTEEGQEAELLALLIENYEEENYKIEAPDPITAIKIRLEEMELKQKDLVGVIGSKGIVSEVLNKKRKLTVKMIRNLTEKLKLTPSVLIQDYQLN; encoded by the coding sequence CTGAAAATGAAATTGATTAAAACAGATATAGAATACGAAAAAGCATTGGAAAGATTGAATGAGATCTTCGATGCCAAACCCAACACAGAAGAAGGACAAGAAGCTGAGCTACTGGCCTTACTCATTGAAAATTATGAAGAAGAGAACTATAAAATTGAAGCTCCAGATCCCATCACAGCGATTAAGATAAGATTGGAAGAAATGGAACTAAAACAGAAAGATTTAGTGGGGGTAATAGGTTCAAAAGGAATCGTTTCGGAAGTATTAAATAAGAAGAGGAAACTAACCGTGAAAATGATTCGAAATCTGACCGAAAAGCTTAAATTAACACCATCCGTACTAATCCAAGACTACCAATTGAATTGA
- a CDS encoding type II toxin-antitoxin system HigB family toxin, translating to MKRIVAKKTIREFWGKYPDSKDYLETWYETVKGATWNKPDDIKQFYATVSILKNSRVVFNIKGNDYRLIAKINYEKQWLFIRFIGTHKDYDTIDANNI from the coding sequence GTGAAACGTATCGTAGCCAAGAAAACGATTAGAGAGTTTTGGGGAAAGTACCCAGATTCAAAGGACTATCTGGAGACATGGTATGAAACGGTGAAAGGAGCTACCTGGAACAAGCCCGATGATATAAAACAGTTCTATGCAACTGTAAGCATCCTCAAGAACTCAAGGGTAGTGTTCAACATCAAAGGAAACGATTACCGACTGATAGCTAAAATCAACTACGAAAAACAATGGCTATTCATTCGATTTATTGGCACTCACAAAGACTATGATACTATTGATGCAAACAACATCTGA